One window of Stigmatopora nigra isolate UIUO_SnigA chromosome 14, RoL_Snig_1.1, whole genome shotgun sequence genomic DNA carries:
- the LOC144207101 gene encoding heterogeneous nuclear ribonucleoprotein U-like protein 2, with protein MKLTEIKKLKVAELRSRLDGAGLDSRGLKGDLVERLWSFLDDGCREESTRKRATKRQADPIPPSSPLVPTNNTQTLEVEVTPPSSLSPCSPLEEVPSEPPLSEPTDQGQDFHDSATQTEAEIVPDKNQAEVEEERGRAFYEFKEEIRYKRAKPPKVPPKKEETEAHHEDGVKLHSNDSHLHFDVGSDGACGQPRFWDRFPLLWSGGRLSHGVSQGRVGFQVRLEKRLSISEPDASQTDQIYGMRIGWSAAQTSLLLGEEEFSFAYDRRARKVTCGREEEYGEPFCEGDIIGCYAAFSTEGDVLLSFHKNGRSLGLAFSLEASELRGRALFPHVLCKSCVVRFLLDPTDLPWYPIPPGFTQVAALPGELRCRNTSAPSSLAQCEMILMVGLPASGKSHWARAHMREHPEKNYKLLGTEVLLTCMMGGGTKEQRLQQAAQCLTELIKIATHTPGNYILDQCNTHFSAQQYKLQLFSGFGRRTGVVIFPSSDEWKRRLSEQRKNGEIVPETALLKLQVSCSLPEQLDDVLDEVRYVELAQEAAQALLQAYKDEARRLLPPLAKPEKSKKYKPKKRPYPHWHPHHPHLGSQFNAWNNMQGWSQHWNVPYNQQPMYYCGCYGS; from the exons ATGAAGCTAACAGAAATTAAGAAGTTAAAAGTGGCTGAGCTCCGGTCGAGGCTTGATGGAGCCGGTTTGGACAGTCGGGGGCTGAAAGGAGACCTTGTGGAGCGCTTGTGGTCATTTCTGGATGACGGCTGCCGGGAAGAGAGCACACGAAAACGAGCCACTAAGCGACAAG CAGATCCAATTCCACCCTCTTCCCCACTGGTGCCAACAAATAACACCCAGACCCTGGAAGTGGAGGTGACGCCCCCTTCCTCACTATCGCCATGCTCTCCCCTTGAGGAAGTTCCCAGTGAACCACCACTGAGTGAACCGACGGACCAGGGCCAAGATTTCCACGACTCGGCCACACAGACTGAGGCTGAAATAGTCCCTGATAAGAACCAGGCAGAGGTCGAGGAGGAGCGAGGTCGTGCCTTCTACGAGTTTAAAGAGGAAATTCGATATAAAAG AGCTAAACCACCAAAAGTTCCGCCAAAGAAAGAAGAGACGGAAGCACATCATGAAGATGGAGTCAAACTGCATTCAA ATGACAGTCACCTCCACTTTGATGTGGGCTCAGACGGCGCTTGCGGCCAGCCACGATTTTGGGACAGATTTCCCCTGCTATGGTCCGGAGGCAGACTTTCTCACGGGGTCTCACAAGGCAGAGTGGGCTTCCAAGTGAGGCTAGAGAAGAGGTTGTCGATCTCCGAGCCGGACGCTTCCCAGACCGACCAGATTTACGGGATGAGGATTGGATGGTCGGCTGCCCAAACATCCCTGCTGCTAG GAGAAGAAGAATTTTCTTTCGCCTATGATAGACGTGCTAGAAAAGTGACGTGTGGGAGAGAAGAAGAGTATGGAGAACCATTTTGTGAAGGGGACATCATTGGTTGTTATGCT GCTTTCTCCACCGAAGGTGACGTTCTGCTCTCTTTCCACAAAAATGGACGCTCTCTTGGCTTGGCCTTTTCTCTAGAGGCATCTGAGCTCCGAGGCCGTGCTCTGTTCCCTCACGTGCTGTGTAAGAGTTGTGTGGTCCGCTTCCTTTTGGACCCCACGGATCTTCCCTGGTATCCCATTCCTCCGGGTTTCACCCAAGTGGCGGCACTCCCCGGCGAGCTTAGATGTCGCAATACATCCGCACCGAGCTCCCTGGCGCAGTGTGAG ATGATATTAATGGTGGGCCTTCCCGCTTCCGGAAAGAGCCACTGGGCCAGAGCTCACATGCGGGAGCATCCAGAGAAAAATTACAAGCTGCTGGGCACAGAAGTGCTCCTCACGTGCATGATG GGCGGGGGCACGAAGGAGCAGCGGCTCCAGCAAGCTGCTCAGTGTCTGACTGAGCTCATCAAAATAGCCACTCACACGCCAGGCAACTACATCCTGGACCAG tGCAACACACACTTCTCTGCACAACAATACAAGCTGCAACTGTTCTCCGGCTTTGGGAGACGCACGGGCGTGGTGATTTTCCCTTCATCCGACGAGTGGAAAAGACGACTGTCGGAGCAACGGAAAAACGGCGAGATTGTTCCTGAGACCGCTCTTCTCAAACTCCAAG TCAGCTGCAGTCTCCCTGAGCAGCTAGATGACGTTTTGGACGAGGTGCGTTACGTGGAGCTGGCGCAGGAAGCGGCTCAGGCACTGCTGCAGGCGTATAAAGACGAAGCTCGCCGGCTGCTGCCACCTCTTGCCAAACCGGAGAAATCCAAGAAATATAAACCGAAGAAGAGACCGTATCCACATTGGCATCCACATCATCCACACTTAGGAAGCCAATTCAATG CCTGGAATAACATGCAGGGTTGGAGCCAGCAT TGGAATGTACCTTATAACCAGCAACCCATGTACTACTGCGGCTGCTATGGGAGCTAA
- the nudt22 gene encoding uridine diphosphate glucose pyrophosphatase NUDT22 has product MDPEVSLLHHCAAWRGLRQSQVQVEISEKYNCQMDVDLQHHIEEVWTARISKEPWLFNGAKFRLHSFHAATPAPESTNSMHSQSTDERETSPLLTLRVGITSYKDYLGTNWSSRADELRKRGEAELGNSQALLAQPLGVGAVLCTGDGQVVFIRRSREVAEAGGKLDIPGGHPEPKVVCERLGETKIDLNLLQKTPEAIVAELFSSICAEIRDEVNIPLCSLGEPILMGIALNHTSAGRPSAEFYISCSLSSDQVRELYWKGGAEASESTDIVFLSCKELSHLNVSSSLWSELCPSAKGAVLLFQTVKPQVLL; this is encoded by the exons ATGGACCCAGAGGTTTCTTTGCTGCACCACTGTGCTGCCTGGCGGGGCCTTCGCCAGTCCCAAGTGCAGGTTGAAATCTCTGAAAA GTATAACTGTCAGATGGATGTAGATCTCCAACATCACATCGAGGAAGTTTGGACGGCGCGGATTTCCAAGGAGCCGTGGCTTTTCAACGGTGCCAAATTCCGACTGCATTCGTTTCACGCTGCAACGCCCGCTCCTGAAAGCACAAACTCCATGCATAGTCAAAGCACAGATGAAAGGGAGACTAGTCCCTTGCTCACCCTAAGGGTTGGCATCACTTCTTACAAGGACTACCTGGGTACCAATTGGTCATCTCGGGCGGACGAACTGCGCAAACGTGGGGAAGCCGAGTTGGGCAATAGTCAAGCACTGTTGGCCCAGCCTTTAGGAGTCGGCGCCGTCCTGTGTACGGGTGACGGACAGGTGGTGTTCATCAGGAGGAGTCGGGAGGTGGCCGAGGCAGGGGGGAAGCTGGACATTCCCGGTGGGCACCCGGAACCCAAG GTGGTGTGCGAGCGTCTGGGTGAAACAAAAATTGACTTAAACTTGCTGCAGAAGACCCCGGAGGCCATTGTCGCCGAGCTTTTCTCATCAATTTGCGCTGAGATTAGAGACGAG GTCAACATTCCTCTTTGTTCCCTTGGGGAGCCAATACTCATGGGCATTGCATTGAATCACACAAGTGCCGGAAGACCAAGTGCTGAGTTTTACATCag TTGTTCACTTTCATCCGACCAAGTCCGAGAGTTGTACTGGAAAGGAGGAGCGGAGGCCAGCGAGTCGACGGACATTGTGTTTCTCAGTTGCAAG GAATTGTCCCACCTGAATGTAAGCAGCTCACTTTGGTCGGAGCTGTGTCCCTCAGCCAAGGGAGCTGTGCTGCTTTTCCAGACTGTGAAGCCTCAAGTCTTACTTTAA
- the dnajc4 gene encoding dnaJ homolog subfamily C member 4 produces the protein MQLEAQLRLCHSCLWCYKSGLRLLSMSKAQKSGVNYYDLLGIKSDASLDEIKNAFFNKSKKLHPDSDPSNPMLHSQFVELNEAYHVLSKKASRKEYDFKIKHPYRTGGGQAFRSASGHTSYGTSGSTAHDNMRYWEQMYQSHTQEMSEEEKERRRKRNFRLVGYCFLTMAVSIGAHFVFFRKLEEVHNNFMDEKDRVITEIYNESKEKARVNGFKKQTEILRQKHAEFLDKYKLRSNGGDK, from the exons ATGCAACTGGAAGCACAGCTACGCCTCTGCCATAGTTGCCTTTGGTGCTACAAAAGTGGATTGCGCCTCTTGTCGATGAGCAAAGCACAAAA AAGTGGTGTCAACTACTACGACCTGCTGGGAATCAAATCAGACGCCTCCttagatgaaataaaaaatgcattttttaacaaatctaAAAAG CTGCACCCAGACAGCGACCCCTCCAACCCGATGCTTCACAGCCAGTTTGTGGAATTGAACGAGGCCTACCACGTCCTGAGCAAGAAGGCCAGTAGGAAGGAGTACGATTTCAAAATCAAACATCCCTATAGGACAGGAGGTGGCCAAGCCTTCAGGTCGGCATCCGGTCACACCAGCTATGGAACCAG TGGGTCAACGGCACATGACAACATGCGTTACTGGGAACAAATGTATCAATCCCACACACAGGAAATGTCAGAAGAGGAGAAGGAGCGGCGGCGCAAGAGAAACTTCCGCCTAGTGGGCTACTGCTTCCTTACAATGGCGGTCAGCATAGGGGCACACTTTGTCTTCTTCAG GAAGCTAGAAGAGGTCCATAACAACTTCATGGACGAGAAGGATCGCGTCATTACGGAAATCTACAACGAATCCAAAGAGAAGGCCAG GGTTAATGGATTCAAGAAACAGACGGAAATCCTACGGCAGAAACACGCTGAGTTTTTGGACAAATACAAACTGCGCAGCAACGGTGGCGATAAGTAA
- the LOC144207784 gene encoding protein Wnt-8-like, producing the protein MQICFCPLGGYGTGLRLSLLEIKSFNSPPLPHNEFAGRQSSKMAQLLRLLLSFLCAFFPGHAWIAGNFLMTGSKGYLTYARSVQVGTQIGIDECKHQFKWDRWNCPESAIQLKGLRHATRETSFVHAISAAGVMYILTRNCSMGDLDNCGCDVSKNGKIGGKGWLWGGCSDNVEFGERISKQYVDAQETGQDSRAAVNLHNNEVGRLAVKATMKRICRCHGMSESCTVQTCWSQLADFREIGDYLRAKYNQARKLDIDKKRKRAGNSAESRGGLVDAFGRLAQTELIYLEDSPDYCRKNISLGLYGTEGRECVQHGEGLTQWERRSCRRLCHECGLRVEERQKEVVTSCNCKFQWCCKVNCDDCSQVKVKHICARREVAEGQALRRRYRGPR; encoded by the exons ATGCAGATTTG CTTTTGCCCACTTGGGGGATACGGCACGGGGTTGCGTTTGTCCCTCCTTGAAATAAAAAGCTTTAACTCTCCACCACTGCCTCATAATGAGTTTGCTGGTCGACAATCAAGCAAAATGGCACAACTTCTGAGGCTTCTACTGTCTTTCCtgtgtgcattttttccagGACATGCTTG GATTGCTGGTAACTTTTTGATGACGGGATCCAAG GGTTATCTTACCTACGCCAGGAGCGTTCAGGTTGGCACGCAAATTGGCATAGACGAGTGCAAACACCAGTTCAAATGGGACAGATGGAACTGCCCAGAAAGCGCCATTCAGCTCAAAGGACTGAGACATG CCACCAGAGAGACCTCATTTGTCCATGCCATCAGTGCTGCAGGAGTCATGTACATCCTGACCAGGAACTGTAGTATGGGAGACCTTGACAACTGTGGCTGTGATGTctccaaaaatggcaaaattg GTGGTAAAGGCTGGTTGTGGGGTGGCTGCAGTGATAATGTGGAATTCGGAGAGAGGATTTCCAAACAGTATGTGGACGCACAGGAGACTGGTCAGGACTCTAGAGCTGCTGTCAACCTGCACAATAATGAAGTTGGGCGTCTT GCCGTGAAAGCAACCATGAAGCGCATCTGCAGATGTCATGGCATGTCTGAAAGTTGCACAGTCCAAACATGTTGGTCTCAATTGGCGGATTTCAGAGAAATTGGTGATTATTTAAGGGCCAAGTACAATCAAGCCCGAAAATTGGACATCGATAAGAAGCGTAAAAGGGCAGGTAACAGCGCAGAGAGCCGGGGAGGCCTTGTGGATGCTTTTGGCCGACTTGCCCAAACTGAACTCATCTACCTGGAGGATTCGCCTGACTACTGCAGGAAAAACATCAGTCTGGGTTTATATGGCACAGAAGGCCGGGAGTGCGTGCAGCATGGCGAGGGACTGACACAGTGGGAGAGGAGGAGTTGCCGAAGACTCTGCCATGAGTGCGGCCTGAGGGTGGAGGAGAGGCAAAAAGAGGTGGTGACCAGTTGCAATTGTAAGTTCCAATGGTGCTGCAAGGTAAACTGTGACGACTGTTCACAAGTCAAGGTGAAACACATCTGTGCCAGGAGGGAAGTGGCTGAAGGTCAAGCCCTAAGACGTAGATATCGTGGACCAagataa
- the LOC144207097 gene encoding protein Wnt-8a-like, translating into MGYKIQFTVMVLYTSCILNFSSTWLVLLHGLHLNIEFARILDYMFFLIFCRTVNNFLMTGPKAFLTYASSVQVGAQSGIHECKHQFAWDRWNCPHNPLPLSTHNGHRIATKETSFVHAISAAGVMYTLTKNCSMGDFEKCGCDDSRIGQTGGKGWIWGGCSDNVAFGEKISKQFVDALEDGHDARAAVNLHNNEAGRLAIKATMRRACKCHGVSGSCSIQTCWMQLADFREVGTYLKRKHSQARKLEVDKRSIRAGNSADNRAPITHAFRNIPRTELIYFEDSPDYCIQNQSLGYKGTEGRECLKGDKSMSRWERRSCRRLCYECGLRVVEKHIEVVSSCNCKFHWCCTVQCDKCTNVVTKYYCARRRSGKKTHNKSQRKHRARVH; encoded by the exons ATGGGCTATAAAATACAGTTTACTGTAATGGTCCTTTACACgagttgtattttaaatttttcatcCACTTGGTTAGTCCTTTTGCATggattacatttaaatattgagTTTGCCCGAATTTTggattacatgttttttttaattttttgcagGACGGTGAATAATTTCCTCATGACTGGACCAAAG GCTTTTCTTACTTATGCCAGTAGCGTGCAAGTGGGTGCACAAAGTGGGATACACGAGTGCAAACACCAGTTTGCTTGGGACAGATGGAACTGTCCACACAATCCTCTGCCATTGTCCACGCATAATGGACATCGTATTG ctaCAAAAGAGACATCTTTTGTCCATGCCATCAGTGCTGCAGGAGTGATGTACACTCTTACTAAAAACTGCAGTATGGGAGACTTTGAAAAATGCGGGTGTGACGACTCCAGAATTGGGCAAACAG GTGGGAAAGGATGGATTTGGGGAGGCTGTAGTGATAATGTAGCATTCGGAGAAAAGATCTCCAAACAATTTGTGGATGCGTTGGAAGATGGACATGACGCTCGTGCTGCTGTTAACCTGCATAATAACGAGGCTGGGCGGCTA GCAATTAAAGCCACCATGAGGAGAGCTTGCAAATGCCACGGTGTATCCGGAAGCTGCAGCATCCAAACATGTTGGATGCAGCTGGCCGATTTCCGAGAAGTGGGCACCTatctgaaaagaaaacattcccAAGCCCGGAAACTAGAAGTGGACAAGAGGTCAATCCGAGCCGGCAACAGCGCAGACAACCGAGCCCCCATTACGCACGCTTTCCGCAACATACCCCGGACGGAGCTGATTTACTTCGAGGACTCGCCGGACTACTGCATTCAGAACCAGAGCCTTGGCTACAAGGGCACTGAGGGACGGGAGTGTCTGAAAGGGGACAAGAGCATGTCGCGATGGGAGAGGAGGAGCTGCCGCAGGCTCTGCTACGAATGCGGCCTTCGAGTAGTGGAAAAACACATTGAAGTTGTCAGCAGCTGCAATTGCAAGTTCCACTGGTGCTGCACGGTTCAATGTGACAAATGCACAAATGTGGTAACGAAATATTACTGTGCGCGCAGACGTAGTGGCAAAAAAACGCACAACAAATCACAACGAAAGCATCGTGCACGTGTACATTGA
- the tmsb2 gene encoding thymosin beta: protein MSDKPDMTEISRFDKTKLKKTETKEKNPLPTKETIEQERKGDATP, encoded by the exons ATGTCTGACAAGCCGGATATGACTGAGATTTCCCGTTTTGACAAGACAAAGCTGAAGAAGActgagacaaaagaaaaaaatcctctacCCACCAAAGAGA CTATTGAACAAGAGAGGAAAGGGGATGCCACACCTTGA